CCGGCAGGGCGCCAAGAAGGGGGTGTTCGAATCGGTCGAGTACGAGATGATCTCAAGAATTTTCCGCATGAGCGACAAGCGAGCCAGCGCCCTGATGACACCGCGCAACGAGATCGAGTGGCTCGATCTGGAGAGGCCGGACGAAGAACTGGTTGCACGGATCAAGGCGAGCGGCCGCTCACGCTTTCCGGTAGCAAAGGGCAGCCTCGACGAGCTTCAGGGCGTGGTAAGGTCTCTCGATCTGGTCAACTTCAGCCTCTCGTCAAAAGGCAGCATCCGGGAGGCGATCCGGGCATCAATGAAGCCGCCGCTCTTCGTGCCCGAATCGGTACCAGCCTTTCATGTGCTCGAACTCTTCAAAAAAAACCGCGCGCACATGGCGCTGGTGATCGACGAACACGGTTCGGTACAGGGAGCCATCACCCTCACCGATGTACTCGAAAGCATCGTCGGCGACGTGCCGGCGGACGACATGGAGGGCGACCAGAAAACCATCGTGCGCCGGAGCGAGCGCACCTGGCTGGTCGATGGCATGGTGCCGGTCGATGAGTTTCTCACGGCCTTCAACCTCGATGCTGAGAAGTTTTTCGAGGAGAACGAGCCCCGTTACGATACGATGGGCGGCTTCATGATGACCCGCCTCGGCGAGGTTCCCTCGGTCTCCGATACGGTCAAATGGGGCGGACTCACCTTCAAGGTGATCAAAATGAACGGAAAGCGTGTCGGACGCATTCTTGTTGAACAGGAGGCAAAAAACGCCGAGAAAAAAATAACCAAACTATAGAAAGCAATGATCGAAGAAGGTAAAATCGCCCCGGATTTCACGCTTCCCGACAGCACGGGCAAAATGGTTTCCCTGTCGGAGTTCAAAGGCCGCAAGGTGCTCCTGATTTTTTACCCCGGTGACGATACGCCGGTCTGCACGGCGCAGCTCTGCGACTATCGCAACAACGTCGCGGCATTCACCAGCCGTGGCATCACGGTGATAGGCATTAGCGGCGACAGCCCCGAGTCGCACAAGCAATTCGCCGAAAAGCACAAGCTCCCCTTCCTGCTCCTGAGCGATCAGGAACGCACGGTCGCCAAAGCCTACGATGCCCTCGGCTTTCTCGGCATGGCGCAACGGGCCTACGTACTCATCGACGAACAGGGCTTGGTGCTGCTCTCATACAGCGACTTCCTGCCGGTCACCTACCAGCCGATGAAGGATCTGCTCGCGCGCATCGATGCCTCGTAACGATTGATGCGGCGCGCTGGGATTGCCTGAATCCGAATCTTTTTTTGTATCTTCGCGGGCAAACTTTTCAGAACAAAATGCAGACCCGAATAATGGAACGTACCCTTACCATCCTGAAACCCGATTGCGTGCGCAAGCAGCTTATCGGCGCTGTCACCAATATGATCGAGCGCGCCGGTTTCCGCATCGTAGCGATGAAGAAAACCCGCCTCACCAAAGAGACTGCCGGCGCATTTTATGCCGTGCACAAGGAGCGCCCGTTCTACGGCGAGCTGGTCGAGTTCATGTCGTCCGGCCCGTGCGTGCCGATGATCCTCGAAAAAGAGAACGCTGTAGCCGACTTCCGCACACTGATTGGCGCAACCGATCCGGCGCAGGCTGACGAGGGCACCATCCGCAAGCTCTACGCCGACAGCAAAGGAGAGAACATCATCCACGGTTCCGACTCCGCGGAGAACGCCGCCATCGAAAGCGCCTTCTTCTTCGCTGCCGAAGAGGTGGTCCGGGTTGACTGATTGGAATCAGGACTGACCGGACTTCATAAAAAAAGAGCGGCCTGAATTCATCATCGGGCCGCTCTTTTTCGTTTTATTCACACGCTCCCTTGTCACAATCTCAGGGTGCCGATCCATCGCTTCCCGCCGCCTGCCCTCCGCCCGAACGCCGTTCGATCAGCGACTCGTTGAAGGTCTCGCCGTAAATATCCCACACCGTCACAAAGAGCGCTGCCACAACCGGACCGATAATGAAGCCGGGCAGACCGAACATGCCGATGCCGCCTAGCGTGCCGAAAAAAATGAACAGCTCGTGCATACTGGTGTCACGCCCAACCAGAATCGGACGGAGCACATTGTCGATCTGGCCAACGATGATGCTGCAAAAAAGAAAAAGGCCAATCGCCTGCGCATAGTTGCCCGACAAAGCCAGGATAATGACTGCCGGAACCCAGATAATGGGCGAACCGATGAGCGGCAACAGCGACAGCATCGCCATGATCGCTCCCCAAAACACCGCCTGGTTGATCCCGGCCACATAAAAAGCAAGACCGGCCAGAGTGCCCTGAATAACGGCGATGATGAGTGAGCCTTTCAGCGAGGCTCTTGTAACCGACACGAAACGGTCGAACAGGCGCCTCTGATCACTCTCGTTCAGGGGAAGGTAATACTTGATGCGCTCCAGAAGCTCATGCCCGTCCCTGAGCAAAAAAAACATGGTGTACCAGAAAATGATAAAAAGCACAAGATCATAGATCGCCGTCCAGGTGATCGCCGAAAAACTGCTGAGAACCGATGAACCGAGATTGCCGAGAATTTCGGCGGCTTTTTCAAGAATCAGGTCGCTATAGCTCTCGATATCCTTGTAAAAAGGCAGGCTGGAGAGCATCCGCAGGAACCCTTCCGGATCGCGAAGCTGTTCGCGAATCAGCGGAATGGCCGTGCTGCTCAGGGAAACCGCTTGCAGAATCACCACGGTAAACACTGCCAGCAGCGGGAGAAAAACCATCATGAAAAAGATGACGAGGGTCATCGAAGCGCTCAGGCTCCGGTGGCCCCGGGTCAGCGTAATAAACCGGCTGAAAAGCGGATAGGCCAGCCCGGTAAAAATTCCGGCCAGCAGAATCGTCACCAGAAACTGCCTGATCATCGTCAGAAAGAGCGCAGAGATCAGGAGCGTCGCGACAAGCACGGCGATCTTGTTGAATTGCGGTGTGTTCATCCGTACCATGGCAATAAGGGGCATCCATCGTTGCAAAAGCTCCCTCAATTTAACCTGCTCGCCGCATCACTGCAAAAAGTGATTCGACCGCAACGGGCCTGGATCAGAGACGCTTTGCGGGATCGGCCTCTGCCAGCAGCCTGGCCCGGACAAGGGCAACTGCGAAGATTCCAGCGGTCTCGGCCCGCAGCACCGATTCGCCGAAGGAGAGTGGCGTGAATCCGGCCTCGACAGCATCTGCGACTTCGGCGTCGGTAAAGCCCCCCTCGCCACCAACGAGAAAGAGTATCTTTTTCCCGGCTGGCTCGAAAGAAGGAAATGCATTCTCGCTTTCGTGAGCAATCAGGCGCAGATCATATCCGTCGAGAACAAGCGCCTCCCGGAAGGTGAGTGGACTCATAAGTTCGGGAAGATGGTACCGGCGGCTCTGGCGGGCTGCCGACTGCACGATGCCGCGCCACCGTTCGAGCTTGCGCCCAACCTTTCCGGAATCGGGCGTCGAAACGGTGCGCTTCGTGATCATTGGCACGATGCGGGCAGCGCCGAGTTCAGTCGCCTTTTCGAGGAAAAGATCGAAGCGCTGCGGCGACTTCAGGAGCGACAACGCCACAGTGACCTGCGTTTTCGGCGGCGGCACCGTGCGCGGGTTGCAGATCGCGCCATCGAGCGAGTGCTTGCCGATTGACCCGACCATCAGCTCCGCAGCAAAGCCCGCGCCGTCTGTAATCGGGACGACATCGCCCGGCTGGCAGCGCAACACGCGGGCGAGATGGTGGAACTCTTCACCGTCGATGATCGCCCAGGCATGTTCAAGATCGAGCTGGTGCGGCAAAACGTAAAAAAGATCCATCTCCGGCTACTCCTTTTCGGTGAGGGCAACGGTCGCAAAAGCCACCTCGACCGCGCCGGCGGCTTTCAGCACCTTTGCCGCCGACACCATTGTCGCGCCGGTCGTGAGTACGTCATCGACCAGCAGCACCCGCGCGGGGCAGCGTTCGCGGCCCGGGCGGAAGGCTCCCGCCATGTTTTCGCGCCGCGCCTCCAGGCCAAGCCCGGTCTGCGTGCCAGTATAGACACAACGCTCAAGACTCCGTGTCGCAACGGGCAGGCCGATCAGACCAGCCATGCCGCGGGCAAGCGCTTCGGCCTGGTTGTACGTGCGCTCGATGCGCTTGAGATGGTGCAGTGGCACCGGCACGATCGCATCGAACCCGACCGGCACACCCCCCTGACAGATAAGCTCCCCGAGCCGCTTACCGAACAGTTCACCCAAGGGAAACAGTCCGCCATATTTCATAGCATGCATCGCCTCGTGCAGACTGCCGCGGCTGCGGTAAGGGTAGAGGCACCATGCCGCCGCTGGAACCGCCTTCTCGCCAAAGTGCGCACGCACCGTGCTTTTGAGTGCCGCGCCTCCGGCAAGTACGGACGGAAACGGGTTGAAATCATTGAAGCATCCGGCGCAGATGTGCTCCTCGCCCTCACCGAGCGGCTTCTGGCAGAGAATGCAGACCTCGGGAAAGAGCAGATGCACCAGTCCGTCAAGCATCGCTTGCGGGAGGTTTTGCGGCGTTGAAACAGAGCGCTGCCGCGCCGTAGATCCCGGCCTTGTTGCCGAGCCGGGCTGGAACGATCTCCAGCCCATCGTGCATCGAGGGCAGGGTCGAGCGATGCAGTTGCATCATGGCCGGCTTGAAGATCAGCTCGCCAGCGGCAGCGATACCTCCGCCGATCACGAACTTGCGAATATCCATCAGGGCGGTGATGTTGGCCAGCCCGACACCGAGAATGGTGCCGATCCGCTCCCAGGTGCGCAGGGCGGCGGCGTCCCCCTCCCGGGCCGCCTGTTCGAGGTGGCGGGGAGAGAGGCGGGAAAAATCGCGGTTGCACAGCTCCGCGAGGCGCGGCGACCGCTCCGCCCCGATCTGTTCGCTGCACGCCATTTCGACGATGCGCTCCTTGCCGATCAACCCTTCGATGGTGCCCCGGATGCCCGCGTGAACGCTTTCGCCCTCGAAATCGACGATCATGAAGCCGATCTCCCCCGCCGTGCCGGTCGGGCCGCGATAGAGCTTGCGATCGAGAATGATGCCGCCGCCCACGCCGGTGCCGAGCGTCACGAGCATGAAGTCGCGGAAGGCGTTGCCGCCGCCGAAGATCGCCTCGCCGTAGGCGGCTGCGTTGGCGTCGTTCTCGATAATGACCGGCGACGAAAGACTGTGCGCCTCTTCGAGGCGGAGCCGGAGCTCGTCGCGCAAAGCCACGCGCCCCCAGCCGGGCAGGTTCGGCGGATAGGAGAGGGTGCCCTTCTCGGCATCGACCGCGCCCGGAGCACCGAGGCCGATTCCGGCGAACTCGCCGGCATCGAGCGTTTCCGTGGCGCGCTGGTAGAGTTCGCTGGCCATGAACGCCAGTTGCCGCACGACGCCATCGGGACCGGAAGGTACATCGGTCGGCTGGGTATCCTCGAAGAGAATCCCTTTCAACTCATCGACGACCGCTATCTTGATGTTCGTCCCGCCGAGATCGATGCCTAGCCCCCATGATGGCATATCCGTCACTGCTTATGAATTGAAGGGCTTGAGAAACTTCCGATTGTACACTCCCGAGGCGAAGAAGTCGAGGATTTCAACCACCTCCGGCGTTTGCGGAAGATCGTTGCGCACCGCTTCGAGCGCTTTGGAGAGCAACAGGCCCGACTGGAAAATAATGCGGTAGGCGTCCCGGATGTTGCCGAGTTGTTCGGAGGTAAAACCACGCCGTTTCAGGCCAATGACATTGAGTCCTTCGTACCGGAACGAGGCATGCCCACCAGCCATGACAAAGGGTGGGACATCAAGCGCCGCGCGGGAGATGCCGCCAACCATCGCGTACCGCCCAATCCTGACGARCTGGTGCACTCCGGCCAGACCGCCCACCACCACGTAATCGCCCACATGGCAGTGGCCGCCAAACTGCACCGAGTTGGCGATCACCACATGGTTGCCGATCACGCAGTCATGCCCCGCGTGGACGTAAGCCATGATGAGATTGTCGGAACCAACCACGGTCTTGCCACTGGCCTTGGTGCCGCGGTTCAGGGTCACACACTCGCGGATGACTGTACGGTCGCCGATGTGAAGATAGGTCTTCTCCCCGGCGTACTTGAGATCCTGTGGTGCGGTCGCAAGCACCGCGCCGGTCGAAATCCGGCACTCATTGCCGATGCGCGCCCCGTCGGCGATGTGAACATGAGGCCCGATGACCGTCCTGTCGCCGATGACGACATCATCTTCGATCACGGTGTAAGGCCCGATTTCGACCCCTTCGCCAAGCACGGCTCCGGAGCCGATGACCGCTGTTGCGTGAATATTGCGCATTGAAAAATAGAGACTATTGCTTGAGTGAATCCAGGCGCTTCCGCAGTTCAGGGAGCGCCGTTTCCAGTTCTTTCATGATCCGATCCGCCTCGTGAACCCTGCCCACCGCACGGTACGTCTGGGCCAGAGTGAAGTACAGATCGGGTTCCTGCTCCGCGCCGCTTTGGGCAGCCAGTGTTTCAAGATAATGAATATACGGATATGCTTTTTCGTTTGCACCGCCTGCCGCATACATAGCAACCACCGATCCGGCAAGCTTTGGCGTAACCGGATAACGGCTCAGCGGAAACAGCCGGGTATAGCGGTCGAGCACTTCGAGGGCGAGCTCTCCCCTGCGCACAGTTTTGTAAGCACCGGAAGCATCCGGGACCATCACCGCCTGTTCCGGCGATGCAGAGAGGGTGATGGCCAGACGGGCGAACAGTGGCGGATAGTTGCCGAGCAGGTTCCGGGAGGTTTCATCGATGTGGACCGCAAGATTACCGGTGTTGCGATAACGATAGACGTTAAACAGATTGCCGTACAGCGTGCCAGGGTCAGCGAAGCTCAACGCCGAATCGCTTTTCAGTGGCACGAGGCGATACACCAGCCCGTCGAGACGCAGATTGCGGTCGAGACCGGTCATCTCGGCAGGATCGACGGTCAGCGCGAAGTAGATCGGACGCTTGCCGAAATTGTCCACCACGATGGCATAAACGGCGATGTCCTGCGGGCGGAGGAATCCCTGGCCCTGGTAGGTCAGGGCGGGCTTCAGCGTCCAGCGCAGCGAATCGGAGGGCGCGCCCGGCAGAGCGACGCCAGAGCGCCGGGCGTCGTCGTAGAGCTTTCGAGCCTCCATCCCTGCAGGTACGGCCACGTTGACCGAATCGACCGGCACGTACGAGATGTTGGCGAGGTCATCGTCACGCATTTCGATGTTGACCGGCTTTGCGCCACGCGGGCTATCGTGCTTGAGTTGCAGCAGGTACCAGCCGGTATTGGCCAGACTGAGATTGACTACCCGCACGTCGGTACGGATGCGTTCCACCTCCTGAAGATACCAGAGTGGAAAGGTGTCGTTATCGCCGTTGGTAAAGAGGATGGCATCCTTCTCGCAACTCTGCAACATATTCCAGGCCCAGTCCCACGGCACGTAATTGCCGGAGCGGTCATGCGTGCGATAGTTGGCCATGAGCATCCGCCCGTTGATCGAGAGCAAGCCGGATGCCACCACCGCCACGGCAAGCCAGACGAGCTGCTTCGGATCGAGCGACTTGAGCCTGCCGGAAAACCAGGTAAAGAGCCGCTCGACACCGATGCCAATCCAAAGAGCGAAGGCAAAAAAGCTGCCGACGTAGCTGTAGTCGCGCTCGCGCGGCTGCGGTTCGGGCTGGTTGAGGTAAAGCACGAGGATCACACCGGTCATGAGGAAAAGCGTGGCCACAGGCAGCGCCATCTTCCAGTTTTTGCGAAAATGGGCACCCGCGCCGAAAAGCCCCACGAGGAAAGGGATCCCCCAAAGCTTTCCCCAGTCGACAACCGCCCCCTCGACATCAGCGGAACGGCCAATAAACTGCCATCCGAAATAGCGGAGATACATCTGGTTGAGCTGGTAGCGCCAGAAGTAGTCCCACTCGCTCGAATATTTCTGATAGAAGTACTGATAGACCGGCTCAGGCGACCAGCGCCTCGGCCACAGTGGCCACTCGCCGTACTGCTCGCGATTGACGTAGGAGAAAAAGGCCTGGAGCGTCGAGGGGTTATTCTCGTTGATCGGCGGACCGGCATGGGCACGAACAAAAATCAGCATGTAGGAGGTATAACCGAGAATAAGCAGCACTACCGAGAACAGCCCAAGGTTCAGCAGTACGAGCCGCTTCTTATGGCTGTACCAGATGCCGGATGCCAGCGCCGCAACAAGCAGGCTCATGCCCCACCAGGAGGTGGTGACAAGCAGCACCGGTATGCCCTTGATGATCAGCTTGTATATCAGAAAAAACAGCCCGAGGCTGAAAAGCGTCATCAGGCTGAACGATTTCAGATCGACGGTATATTTCTTAAAATAGTAGATCAGCACCAGCGCGAAGAGCGCCAGCAGGCAGAGCAGGTGCACGCCGATAGAGAGGCCGATCAGGTACATCACGCCGAGCAGCCACCGCTCGCTGCCGGGCGCGGGGTCTTCGTCATACCAGCAAAGCATCATCCAGAAGATGGTGGCCGTCAGCAGTGACGATGCCGCCCAGAGACCGGTTTCCGTGGCGTTGAACCAGAAGCTGTCGGAAAAGGCGAGCGCCAGAGCACCCACCACCCCGCCTCCGTAAGCAGCGATCTGTTCGTGCAGACTCCAGCCGTCCGGCTTCGAGTCGCGGTAGAGCGCAATCAGCCGGACAATAATCAGGTAGGTCAGCATGATGGTCGTCGAGCTGATCAGCGTGCTGAAGAAGTTGAGGCGCGCACCGATATCCTGGAAAAAAGGAAGCAGCGAAAAGAGGTGCCCGACCAGAAGGTAGAGCGGAGCGCCGGGCGGATGCGGAATACCGAGAGTGTACGAGGTGGCAATCACCTCCCCGCAGTCCCAAAACGAAAAGGTCGGGGCCATCGTCGAGAGATAGACCGCTTCGGCAACCAGAAATATTCCGGCGGCGATGATCCGGTTCGCGTTTCTGTGAGTCATTCGGGACTGGTTGTTAGACAATTCGTATCAGCCGGGCATTCACTCCGAAAGCAGTTCGGCGGCCACATGATCGGCAAAAAGAAAGCCTTCTTCGGTCAGCGTCACCGTGCCCTTTTTGACACCGATCCACCCTTTTTCCTGTAGCGTAACAAGGATGTCATCGAGATGCTGATGCCCTAATTTATGCCCTTTTCGCAAAAACCCAACAGACAGCGGTTTGCGGATTCTCAGGGAGAGAAAAACCTCTTCGTCGAAGCGCTGCGCTTCGGTCAACACCTCGCGAAAATCGACCGCGCCGACAGGATCAGTGAGGTAGCGCGTCAGGCTGCTCACGTTCGAGAAGCGCGTCTCGGCGTCGCCATCGACAAGAAAGCTGTGTGCCGCCGGGCCGAAACCGAGGTACGGCTCGCGCATCCAGCTCGCGAGGTTGTAGCGCGAGTGATGCCCTTCGAGCGCGAAGTTGGAAATTTCGTAGTGGCCGTACCCCGCATTGCCAAGCAACTCCGCCGCCATCCGGTACATCGCCGCCTGCGCCTCTTCGCCAGGCAGGTCACGGAGACCTTTCCGC
The nucleotide sequence above comes from Chlorobaculum tepidum TLS. Encoded proteins:
- a CDS encoding ROK family protein, coding for MPSWGLGIDLGGTNIKIAVVDELKGILFEDTQPTDVPSGPDGVVRQLAFMASELYQRATETLDAGEFAGIGLGAPGAVDAEKGTLSYPPNLPGWGRVALRDELRLRLEEAHSLSSPVIIENDANAAAYGEAIFGGGNAFRDFMLVTLGTGVGGGIILDRKLYRGPTGTAGEIGFMIVDFEGESVHAGIRGTIEGLIGKERIVEMACSEQIGAERSPRLAELCNRDFSRLSPRHLEQAAREGDAAALRTWERIGTILGVGLANITALMDIRKFVIGGGIAAAGELIFKPAMMQLHRSTLPSMHDGLEIVPARLGNKAGIYGAAALCFNAAKPPASDA
- a CDS encoding peroxiredoxin, translated to MIEEGKIAPDFTLPDSTGKMVSLSEFKGRKVLLIFYPGDDTPVCTAQLCDYRNNVAAFTSRGITVIGISGDSPESHKQFAEKHKLPFLLLSDQERTVAKAYDALGFLGMAQRAYVLIDEQGLVLLSYSDFLPVTYQPMKDLLARIDAS
- a CDS encoding AI-2E family transporter is translated as MNTPQFNKIAVLVATLLISALFLTMIRQFLVTILLAGIFTGLAYPLFSRFITLTRGHRSLSASMTLVIFFMMVFLPLLAVFTVVILQAVSLSSTAIPLIREQLRDPEGFLRMLSSLPFYKDIESYSDLILEKAAEILGNLGSSVLSSFSAITWTAIYDLVLFIIFWYTMFFLLRDGHELLERIKYYLPLNESDQRRLFDRFVSVTRASLKGSLIIAVIQGTLAGLAFYVAGINQAVFWGAIMAMLSLLPLIGSPIIWVPAVIILALSGNYAQAIGLFLFCSIIVGQIDNVLRPILVGRDTSMHELFIFFGTLGGIGMFGLPGFIIGPVVAALFVTVWDIYGETFNESLIERRSGGGQAAGSDGSAP
- the lpxA gene encoding acyl-ACP--UDP-N-acetylglucosamine O-acyltransferase, translating into MRNIHATAVIGSGAVLGEGVEIGPYTVIEDDVVIGDRTVIGPHVHIADGARIGNECRISTGAVLATAPQDLKYAGEKTYLHIGDRTVIRECVTLNRGTKASGKTVVGSDNLIMAYVHAGHDCVIGNHVVIANSVQFGGHCHVGDYVVVGGLAGVHQXVRIGRYAMVGGISRAALDVPPFVMAGGHASFRYEGLNVIGLKRRGFTSEQLGNIRDAYRIIFQSGLLLSKALEAVRNDLPQTPEVVEILDFFASGVYNRKFLKPFNS
- a CDS encoding hemolysin family protein translates to MSPQSAEAIIIILLILFEGVLSLAEFAIISSSPARLRELREAGYPSASVALKLQDNAARFLSSIKVTAILITTLTSVLGGLFLAEPLAALFSHLAILEPYSHPLALTVVIASLAYLTHVIGGLLPKKFALRHPEAIAVRIAGFMNKLCTISSPAVLLADASAALLLRAFGIEANEKPQVSDEDVMLMIRQGAKKGVFESVEYEMISRIFRMSDKRASALMTPRNEIEWLDLERPDEELVARIKASGRSRFPVAKGSLDELQGVVRSLDLVNFSLSSKGSIREAIRASMKPPLFVPESVPAFHVLELFKKNRAHMALVIDEHGSVQGAITLTDVLESIVGDVPADDMEGDQKTIVRRSERTWLVDGMVPVDEFLTAFNLDAEKFFEENEPRYDTMGGFMMTRLGEVPSVSDTVKWGGLTFKVIKMNGKRVGRILVEQEAKNAEKKITKL
- a CDS encoding 16S rRNA (uracil(1498)-N(3))-methyltransferase, with the translated sequence MDLFYVLPHQLDLEHAWAIIDGEEFHHLARVLRCQPGDVVPITDGAGFAAELMVGSIGKHSLDGAICNPRTVPPPKTQVTVALSLLKSPQRFDLFLEKATELGAARIVPMITKRTVSTPDSGKVGRKLERWRGIVQSAARQSRRYHLPELMSPLTFREALVLDGYDLRLIAHESENAFPSFEPAGKKILFLVGGEGGFTDAEVADAVEAGFTPLSFGESVLRAETAGIFAVALVRARLLAEADPAKRL
- a CDS encoding glycosyltransferase family 117 protein, which codes for MTHRNANRIIAAGIFLVAEAVYLSTMAPTFSFWDCGEVIATSYTLGIPHPPGAPLYLLVGHLFSLLPFFQDIGARLNFFSTLISSTTIMLTYLIIVRLIALYRDSKPDGWSLHEQIAAYGGGVVGALALAFSDSFWFNATETGLWAASSLLTATIFWMMLCWYDEDPAPGSERWLLGVMYLIGLSIGVHLLCLLALFALVLIYYFKKYTVDLKSFSLMTLFSLGLFFLIYKLIIKGIPVLLVTTSWWGMSLLVAALASGIWYSHKKRLVLLNLGLFSVVLLILGYTSYMLIFVRAHAGPPINENNPSTLQAFFSYVNREQYGEWPLWPRRWSPEPVYQYFYQKYSSEWDYFWRYQLNQMYLRYFGWQFIGRSADVEGAVVDWGKLWGIPFLVGLFGAGAHFRKNWKMALPVATLFLMTGVILVLYLNQPEPQPRERDYSYVGSFFAFALWIGIGVERLFTWFSGRLKSLDPKQLVWLAVAVVASGLLSINGRMLMANYRTHDRSGNYVPWDWAWNMLQSCEKDAILFTNGDNDTFPLWYLQEVERIRTDVRVVNLSLANTGWYLLQLKHDSPRGAKPVNIEMRDDDLANISYVPVDSVNVAVPAGMEARKLYDDARRSGVALPGAPSDSLRWTLKPALTYQGQGFLRPQDIAVYAIVVDNFGKRPIYFALTVDPAEMTGLDRNLRLDGLVYRLVPLKSDSALSFADPGTLYGNLFNVYRYRNTGNLAVHIDETSRNLLGNYPPLFARLAITLSASPEQAVMVPDASGAYKTVRRGELALEVLDRYTRLFPLSRYPVTPKLAGSVVAMYAAGGANEKAYPYIHYLETLAAQSGAEQEPDLYFTLAQTYRAVGRVHEADRIMKELETALPELRKRLDSLKQ
- a CDS encoding ComF family protein, with amino-acid sequence MLDGLVHLLFPEVCILCQKPLGEGEEHICAGCFNDFNPFPSVLAGGAALKSTVRAHFGEKAVPAAAWCLYPYRSRGSLHEAMHAMKYGGLFPLGELFGKRLGELICQGGVPVGFDAIVPVPLHHLKRIERTYNQAEALARGMAGLIGLPVATRSLERCVYTGTQTGLGLEARRENMAGAFRPGRERCPARVLLVDDVLTTGATMVSAAKVLKAAGAVEVAFATVALTEKE
- a CDS encoding nucleoside-diphosphate kinase produces the protein MERTLTILKPDCVRKQLIGAVTNMIERAGFRIVAMKKTRLTKETAGAFYAVHKERPFYGELVEFMSSGPCVPMILEKENAVADFRTLIGATDPAQADEGTIRKLYADSKGENIIHGSDSAENAAIESAFFFAAEEVVRVD